CAGGCGCCACGGATGCCCCGCGCTGACGCGTGCCGTGAGACCGCCGGTCGTGAGCGTGCCGCCTGCGGCATCCGTCTCCGCCGTACCGGTTCCCTCGACGGCGCCGGGCAGGTCGAAGCCCGGCGAGGACTTGCCGCCGCGGTGATGCTCGATGCGCACGCCCACGACGCCCTCGAGCGGCGAGGAGAGCGTGACGGTGAGCACCGGACGGTTCAGGACGTCGCCACGCTTCTCGATGACCTTGGTGGGCGCGGTGACCACCAGCCGGTCGCCGCGTGCATCGAGGTCGTACGCCTCTTGAGCGTAGAGCGCGGTGACGCCGGGGCGAACTTGCCAGAACCCGTCGGTGAACTTCATTACTTGACTGCTCCTGCCGTGATGCCCCTGGTGAGAGTGCGTTGGAAGATGAGGAAGAAGATGAGGGTGGGCACGAGGCCGAGCAGTGCCGAGGCGCTCGTCGTGGTGACGTCCATGAGCCGATCGCCCTGCAGCACGCTGATCGCCACTGGCACCGTCTGGTTCTCGTTGCTCACGAGGAAGGTGAGCGGGATCAGGAACTCGTTCCACGTCCAGATGAAGAAGAAGATGAGCAGCACGCTGATCGTCGGACGGGAGATCGGCACGATCACCTGCCAGAGGATGCGCCAGCGCCCGGCGCCGTCGATCGCGGCCGCCTCGAGCACCGACTTCGGGAACGTCCCGTACACCGCGGAGAGCAGGTAGGTGCCGAACGCGCTCTGGATGACCGTGAAGATGATGATGACCGCCCAGACGTTGTTGTACAGGCCGACCTGCTTGAACATGTAGTACAGCGGGTAGAGCAGCGCCTCCTGCGGCAGCATGTTCGCGAGCAGGAAGAGCCCGATGACCCACGTGCGCCCGCGCACTCGCCCGATGCCGATCGCGAAGGCGTTCAGCACGCTCACGACGACGGCGAACACCGAGACGAGGCCCGAGATCAGCACGCTGTTCCAAAGCTTCTGGGGGAAGTCGACGCGCTCCCAGAACGCCACGATGCCGTCGAGGTAGATCTCGGCCGGCAGCTGCAGCGGCCCGCCGCTCGAATAGTCGGAGGGCGACTTGAACGAGTTGATGAGGATGAGCAGGAACGGGAAGGCGATGACGATCGCGACGAGCACCGCCCCGAGGAGCAGCACCCACTCGGTCACGGTGTGCGGCCGGCGGCGCCGCTTCGGCACCACCCGGTTCGCGTTGTCGGGCCGCTGGCCGGAGGTCGAGGTGGCGGTCACGATGCCGACTCCTTCCGCTCGGAGGAGAGCTGGAACCTGATGAAGACGAAGGCGACGACACCGATCACGATCGTGAGGGCGGTGGCGATGGTCGCGCCGTAGCCGACCTGTTGCGCCTGGAAGAACTCGCTGTACGCGTAGTACGCGGGCACGATCGTCGAGTCGCCGGGCCCACCACGCGTGAGCACGTAGATCGGACCGAAGACCTTCAGCGCCGCGATCGTGCAGGTGAGGGTCACGACGAAGATCTCGGGACGGATGATGCTGAGGGTGATCGCGCCGAACCGCTGGAACCAGTTCGCGCCGTCGAGTTCGGCGGCTTCGTAGAGTTCGGGGTCCACTCGCTGGAGCGCCGCCATGAAGACGACGATCGGATACCCGAGCTGCACCCACACGAGCACGACCATGATGCTCGCGAGCGCCGTGTCGGGATTGCCGAGCCAGTTCTGGGCGAGGAAGCCGAGCCCGACCGCCTCGAGGATCTGGTTGAGTGCGCCGTCGCCGGGCCGCAGCACCCAGCCGATGACGATGCCCGCGATGACGACCGGCAGGATCTGGGGCAGGTAGTAGGTGGCTCGGAGGAAGCTCGCCAGTCGGCCGCTGAAGCGACGCCCGATGAGGTCGAAGAGGAGGGCGGCGAGCACGAGGCCGACCACGGTGGGCAGCACGACCATCGCGACGATCATCGCGACGGAGTTGCGGAACGATGCCCAGAAGGTCTGGTCGCCGAACAGCTCGACCCAGTTCTCGAGGCCGATGAACTCGGGCGGGCGGATGCCGCGCCACTCCGTGAAGCTGAGGTACACGTTCCAGCCGAGCGGGATCAGCACGATCACGGTGACGAGCACGAGTCCGGGCACGAGGTAGAGCCAGTACCCGAGGCTCGCGCGGTCACCGCGATGCGGGATGAGCGGTTCCTCGGCGGCTCGCGCCGGTGCGCGCGTGCGCGGCGCTCGGATGAGCGGGATGGTTGCCACGGGAGTTCTCCTTTCGGGCGGGCGCGGAGGCTGCCCGGCCGGTCGAGCCGACCGGCCGGGCAGGAGGGTCACTCGCGGAAGTCCGCGACGTACCCGTCGTACTCCTCGCCGAGGCTCGTGAGCACGTCGTCGGGCGACTTCGTGCCGTTCACGAGCTCCTGGAGCTCGGCGACGATCGTGTCGTAGAAGGTCGGCGTGGGCCAGTCGGGGTAGAACGACAGGCCGTCGCGCTCGTTGATCGTGTTGAACTGCTCGATGAGCTCCTTGCTCTTCTCGTCGGTGATGTCCTCGATGTCGGCTGCGACCGGCAGGCCGCCGTTGTTGCCGAGGATCGCCTGGATCTCGGGCCGCATCGTGATCTCGATGAACTCGTAGGCGAGCTCGGGGTTCTTCGCGTTCGTCGGCACGACCCACATGTTGCCCGCGGAGCCGAGGTTCAGCTGCGACTCGGGGAACTCGAAGATGCCCCACTCGAAGCCGTCGATCTCCTCCTGGAATCGGCCGTACCACCAGCTGCCCGACACGAACATCGGCGCTTCGCCGCTGATGAACGAGACACCGGCGTCCTCGGCCTTCAGGCCCGTGATGTCCTTGGAGATGTAGCCCGCGTCGACCCAGTCGACGAGGGTCTGCGTCGCCTCGGTGAGCTCGGGTCCGTGCCAGTCGACCTCGCCCTTGTAGAGCTGGTAGTCGTCGACGAACGACCGGTCGGCCTTGCTCAGGGCGAGCTGGTACCAGAGCTGGCCGAGCGGGTACTCGAGCGCGGCCTCGGCGAGCGGCGTGGTGCCGGCATCCTTGAAGGTCTGCATCGCGGCCACGAATTCGTCGTAGGTCGTCGGAACCTCGACGCCGGCGGCGGTGAATGCGTCCTTGTTGTAGTAGACGGTCACGAACTCGCCGTAGTTCGGCACGCCGTACCAGGGGCCCGAGCCCATGATGCCGTCTTCGTCATAGCGTGCGGTGGTCTGCAGCGCGGGGGCGAGCTTGTCGTCCCATCCGTGCTCCTCGACCGCATCGGTGATGTCGGTGAGCAGGCCCTGGCTCGCGAGCAGCCCGGCGGTGCCGTTGCCCTTCGCGTACTCGAGGATGTCGGGTGCCTCGTCGGAGTTCAGCACCTGGCTCGCGGTCGAGCGGATCTGCTCGAATCCCTTCGCCTCGAACTCGACGGTGGCGCCGGTCTCCTCCTCGAAGACCTTGATCGCCTCGTCCCAGGCCTTGCCCATCGCGCTGTCTTCACCTTCGAAGTGCCAGAGGGTCAGCGTGTTGTCGTCTGCAGTGTCGCCGCCGCCCGCGCATCCCGAGAGGACGAGCGCGCTCGCGGCGATGACCGCCGCGAATGCCGTGGTCGTTTTCTTCATTTCTGCTACCTCCTTGTAGTGCCGCGGGTGCGGCTATTGATGCATTTCGTGTTGCTGGGTTCTCGAAGCGCTTCGATGCTGTTGGGTGCTTCGGGTTTCGGGGGCCGTCACACTCGGGCGCCCGTTTGTGGGCTGGCTTCGGATGCCGCGCGGGCGACGACCGAGCCTCGGGTGACGTATCGGGGGGCGATGAGCTCGACGAGCTCGCCGGCGTCGCCGTGCTCGATGGACTCGACGAGCAACTCGATGGCGCGCTCGCAGGATTCCTCGGCGATGAGCGGGATCACGTCGAGGGGCGGAGCGAAGTCGCGAGTGCTGTAGTTGGCGCCGCCGGCGACCACCGAGACGGCACCCGGCACGTCGATGCCCCGTGACGTCAGCTCCGCCAGGATGGCGCGGGCCACCGGCTCGTTGCAGTTCAGCACGAGGCCGTCGAACTCGGGAAGCCGCTCGACGAGGGTCGCGACGGCCGAGCGTGTCGCGGCCCGGGTCTCCTCGGGGTAGACCTCGGCGTGGGCGACGCCACGTCGCTCGACGGCCTCGCCGAATCCTCGGCGAAATCGCAGCGGGAAGTTCGAGCCGCGCCCGTAGAGGCCCTCGGGGTGCCCGACGAGCCCGATACTCTGACGGCCGGCGTCGGCGAGCCGGTCGACCGCGAGCGCCGCCGCGGCCTCGAAGTCGAGGTCGACGCAGCGCAACCCCGTCGTGTCCTCGGGGATGCCGACGAACACCGAACGGGCGCCGAGCGAGCGCAACCGCTCGATGCGCTCGTCGTGCATGTCGAGGTCGAGCACCACGACCCCGTCGGCGAGCGCGCTCGAGGTGACGCGCTCGAGCCCCGCGGTGGCATCGTCTTGGACGAGCAGGAGTGTGTCGTAGTCGCGCGCCCTCGCCGCCTTCGTGACGGCCATCACGAAGCGCATGTGCGCCGGGTGATACGTGTCTTCATGCAGCGGCGCGGTGAGGGCGAGGATGTTCGTGCGGCTGCCGGCGAGCATTCTCGCACCGGCGTTCGCGCGATAGCCGAGCTCGGCGACCGCCGCATCGATGCGCCGCCGAGTGTCGGCGCCGATCGATCGCTTGCCGCTCAGCGCGTACGACACGGTGCTGATCGACACGCCGGCGGCCTTCGCCACCTCGTGGATGCTCGCCATCTCTACCTCACTGTGCGGGGGCGTTTGGTGAAACGCTTCGACTGCACCCCAATGGACTCTACGCAGAGGCCCGAGGCGACCGCAAGTTGGTTTGTCGTTTTTGTGAACAAAAGCACCATCGACCAGATGGCGTCGAGCTCAAGAATGAATCGATCTCCGCCAACATCCGTTGACATGTTTCGAAACATGGCGTCTCGGATGCGCGTTCCACCCTTTGCTTCGAAGCGCTTCGACCCCATACTGGAGCCGACCTCGTTTCCTCTCTCCACGGGATGCCCACATGACCCTCACCCCAGCCGTCGAATCCGGCGCCCGTTCGCACACGCTCGTGCCCGTCGAATCCGTCGCCCAGATCTCGAGCGCCCTGCGTGACGCCGACCCGACCCTCGACCCTCGGCTCGCCGCGCTCGCCCGCCAGGCCGCAGCCGACGGCACCGTGCTGCTGCGGAACGACCGTGTCCTGCCGTTCGGCCCCGACAGCCGGGTGGCCGTGTTCGGGCGCGTGCAGATGGACTGGTTCGCCGTGGGCTACGGTTCCGGCGGAGACGTCAAGGTCCCCTACGTGTGGAACCTGCTCGCCGGCCTGCGCGACGCCGGCGTGCGCGTCGACGACGAGGTCGCCGAGACATATGCGCGCTGGACGGCCGCGCACCGACCGGCGTCGTCGGAGGTGTGGGGGCGCTGGCCGCACCACCTGCCCGAGATGCCGATCGACGACGACTTCGCCGCCGCCGCCGCGGGGCGCAACGATGTCGCCCTCGTCGTCGTCGGTCGCGCCGCCGGCGAGGCCCGCGACAGCGTGCTCGAACCCGGCAGCTACTACATCACCGCCGCCGAGACCGACCTGCTCGATCGGGTCACCGCCGCCTTCGAGCGCACCGTGGTGGTCGTCGACGCGGGCAACGTCATGGATCTCGGATGGCTCGCCCGCTACGGCGACCGCATTGCCGGCGTCGTCTACGCCTGGCAGGGCGGCATGGAGGGCGCCCGTGCCGTCGCGGCCGTACTCGCCGGCGAGATCGCTCCGACCGGCCGCCTCACCGACACCATCGCCGAGGCGTACGAGGACTACCCCAGCGCCGGGCACTTCGGCGACGCCGACGCGACCGTCTACGCCGAGGACATCTTCGTCGGCTACCGGTACTTCGAGACGTTCGCGCCCGAGCGCGTGCTGTTCCCGTTCGGATTCGGCCTCGACTACGCCGAGTTCGAGCAGACCGTCATTCGCGCCACGACCGGCGCAGACCGCGTCGAGCTGGTGATCGAGGTCGCGAACGTCGGCGCGGTGCACTCCGGCCGCCAGACCGTGCAGGCATACGTCTCGAAGCCGGGCACGACACTGGCGCAACCAGCGCGCGAACTCGCCGGCTTCGCGAAGACCTCACTGCTCGCGCCCGGACAGCGCGAGCGCGTCACCGTCGCGATCGATCTCGCCGACCTCACGTCGTACGACGACGGCGGCTCGACCGGGCAGCGCTCGTGCTGGGTGCTCGAGCCCGGCGAATACCGCTTCTTCGTCGGCACCGACGTGCGCCGAGCGGCACCGGTCGCATCACTCACCCTCGACACGCTGCGCGTGGTGCGTCGCGTGCACGAAGCGGCCGCTGTCGACCCGACGACGCCGTTCCGCCGCATGATCGTGCAGCGCGATGTCGACGGCGGCGCCCTGGTCGGCTGGGAGGACGCGCCGGTCGCGACGGTCGACCGGCGCGAGCGGGTACTGGGCGATCTGCCCGCCGCCATCCCGCTCACCGGGGATCGCGGCATCGTCCTCGACGCGGTCGCCGCGGGCACCGCCTCGCTCGACGAGTTCGTCGCGCAACTGACGGTCGACGAGCTCGCACTGTTGTCTCGCGGCGACCTCACCATGGACAGCCCCCTCGGCACGCCCGGCAACGCGGGAGTGCTCGGAGGCATCTCGGAGTCGCTGCGCGCAAAGGGCGTGCGCCCCGTCACCGCCACCGACGGGCCGAGCGGCATCCGGCTGTCCGCGTTCGCCTCGCTGATTCCCTCGGGAACGGCGCTCGCCTCGACGTGGGATCCAGGACTCGTGCGAGAGCTCGCCGCCCTGCACGGGCAGGAGATGGTGCGCAAGGGCTCGGACGTGCTGCTCAGCCCCGGCATGAACATCCACCGAAACCCGCTCTGCGGGCGCAACTTCGAGTACTTCTCCGAGGATCCGCTGCTGACCGGACGGATGGCGGTCGCCGTCGTCGCCGGCGTGCAGTCGCAGGGCGTCGCGGCCTGTCCCAAGCACTTCGCCGCCAACAACCAGGAGGAGTCCCGTACCCGAAACGACTCACAGGTCTCGGAGCGTGCGCTGCGCGAGATCTACCTGCGCGGGTTCGAACTGTGCGTTCGCGAGGCGCGGCCCATGGCCATCATGACCTCGTACAACAAGGTCAACGGCGTGTGGTCGCACTACCACCACGACCTCGTCACGGCGGTGCTGCGGCACGAGTGGGGCTACGACGGCTGCGTGATCACCGACTGGTGGATGGAGTCCGCCGTCGACCCGGACTTCCCCGCGCTCGAGGACAACGCCTATCGGGTCCGCGCCCAGGTCGACGTGCTCATGCCGGGCGGAGTGAAGACCGAGGACGGGCCGGAGGCGTACGCCGATGACACCATCCAGGACTCGATCACGCGAGCCGATGGACTCACGCTCGGCGAACTCCAGCGGGGTGCGCGGAACGTGCTCCGACTCGTTCTGAGCCTCGCGCCGGTGATCGATGCCCGCACCGGCGAGGGAAGCGGAGCCGCACGATGAGCCGCACCGCCGCGACCGTGCCGGTCATCCCGGGGTTCCACCCCGACCCGAGCGTCTGCCGGGTCGGCGACGACTACTACCTGGCCAACTCCTCGTTCGAATACGTGCCTGCGGTGCCGATCTGGCATTCGCGGGATCTGGTGGCGTGGACGCAAGTGGGCAACGCGCTCGTGCGGGACGAGCAGTTCCCCGCTGCACGGGCAGGCGACAGCGGCGGCATCTACGCGCCGACGCTGCGCCACCATCGCGGACGCTTCTGGTTGATCACCTCCGACGTCGGGGATCCGCATGGCGGCCAGCGGCTGTTCCGGGCCGATGCGATCGAGGGGCCGTGGTCGGACGCGATCGAACTGTCCGAACTCCGGGGCATCGACCCCGACCTGTGCTTCACCGACGAGGGCGAATGCCTGGTCACCTACTGCTCGTGGACGGACGGCCCGTCGGCCGTCTGGCAGGCCGCCATCGACGCGGACACGGGTCGCGTGCTCGATCCCCCACGCCTGCTGTGGGGCGGCACCGAGCTCGGCCACACCGAAGCTCCGCACCTGTACCGCCGAGGCGATTGGTGGTACCTGGTGGTCGCGGAAGGCGGTACCGAGCGCGGCCACGGCGTGTCCGTCGCCCGGTCGCGGAGTCCGCGCGGGCCCTTCGAGTCGGCACCGCACAATCCGGTCTACACGCATCGGAGCACGGAGCGCCCCGTGCAGAACGTCGGACACGCCGACCTGGTCGAGCGGCCCGACGGCACCTGGGCGGCCGTCCACCTCGGCGTCCGGCCGCGCGGCATGACGCCCTCGTTCCATGTGAACGGCCGGGAGACGTTCCTCGCGGAAGTCGATTGGGTCGACGACTGGCCGGCGTTCCGGCCCTCCGACGCCATTCCGCCCGCAGGCGCCTGGGACGTCGACGACCGGTTCGATCGCCTGCATCCGCGCTGGGTTTCGCCGCGCGCTCGCATCGAGGACTTCGCCAGGCCGGTGCGCGGTGGCCTCGAGGTGCGCGACGCCGACGGCTCGGGCATATACGCCCGGCTCCAGGCGTTCCACTGGACCGCGGTGTTCGACGTCGACACCGCGAACGCCGATTCGATCGTGCACTCGGAGATACGGCTCGATGACCGGCACCGGGTCGGTGTACGGATCGCGGCCGGGACCGCCACGGCCCTGTGGACGGTCGGCGGCGCGGTGGTCGAGCTCGGCAGCGTCGACGCGACGCGCGGACGCGTGGAGATCGCATCCGTCGCATCCGCGACCGGTGGCCCCGACGACGTGGTGCTCACCGCGGACGGACGGTCGCTGGGGGCGATCGACGGCCGGTATCTCTCGACCGAGATCGCGGCCGGCTTCACGGGACGGGTCGCCGGTGTGCGCGTCGAGCGAGGCGTCGCCATCGTGCGCCGCATCGCGATCACCGAGTCGTGAAGTCCCGAATGAAGCCCCGACCCCGGCCTCGCCCCGGCACCTGTGAGAGCGCTCCGAGCGTTCTCGCGCCGTTATCGACAAGTTGTCAACGAGGGTTTGACGGATCGGGCTCGGCTGGTTATTGTCGAAGCGATTCGATTGTTGGAACACCGAACAAATTGCCGAACCACACACGATCACAAGGGAGTGACATGAATGGGTGCGTGAATACCCGACGAGCAACGGCGCGGCGGGCGACGACATGACCAGCCAGCTCGTGCTGCAGGAGGTCGCCGCGACCGAACTCGAGGAGAGCCCGGCGGCCGAGAAGGCGTCGCGCAAGCAGCGGCGTCAAGCCGGTGGCCGCCGTTCGATCGGGATGTTCCTGTGCATCGTGCCGTTCATGGTGCTGGTCTTCGTCTTCTCCTACTTCCCGCTCTACGGCTGGATCTACTCGCTGTTCGACTACCGGCCCGCCCTCGGGCTCTCCGGCAGCGAGTTCGTCGGACTGCAATGGTTCGAGCTCTTGGTCAGTTCGCCGACGCAGGTGGCTCAGATCGGGCAGGTGCTGCTCAACACCCTCGCCATCAGCTTCCTCGGCATCGCCACCTCGGTGCTCCCGCTGATCTTCGCGATCTTCCTCAACGAGGTGCGGGCGCCGTGGTTCCGCAACTCCGTGCAGACGTTGACCACGCTCCCGAACTTCATCTCCTGGGTGCTGGTCTACATGATCGCGTTCTCCCTGTTCTCCAGCTCCGGTCTGGTGAACAACGTCCTCAACGACGCAGGACTCATCACCCAGCCGCTCAAGTTCCTCGACACCGATCAGAACGTCTGGCTCACGATGACGCTCTGGGGCGTCTGGAAGGGGCTCGGCTGGGGTGCGATCATCTACCTCGCCGCGATCGCCGGCATCGACCAGTCGCTGTACGAGTCAGCGAAGATCGACGGCGCCGGCCGATTCCAGCTGATGCGGTACATCACCATCCCGCAGCTGATGCCGACCTACCTCGTGCTCCTTCTCCTGTCGGTCGCGAACCTGCTGAACAACGGAATGGAGCAGTACTTCGTGTTCCAGAACGCCTTCAACAAGGAGACCATCCAGGTTCTCGATCTGTACGTCTACAACATCGGAATCACGGGCAACAGCCTCTCGATGGCCACGGCGATCGGCATGCTGAAGAGCGTCATCTCGGTCGCTCTCCTGCTCACCGTCAACTGGATCGCCAAGCGCGTCCGTGGCCAGTCGATCGTCTGAGAAGGAGACACCCATGAGCAACACGACCTTCGGGGTACGCCGGCGCGGTGGCGGCGACATCATCTTCGCGATAACGAACTACTCGGTGTTCATCGCACTCGCGTTCCTGTGCGCCTACCCGTTCTACTTCCTGATCATCAACTCGATCAGCGCCAACGACGTCTCCGCCCTCGGGCAGGTGCGCTGGTTGCCGGTCGACGTCCACCTCGAGAACTACTCGCAGGTGCTGCAGCTGAACGGCCTGCCCATGGCGGCCATCGTCAGCATCGCGCGCACCGCGATCGGCACCCTGGCCGCCGTGCTCGCCTCCGCCTTCCTCGGCTTCATGTTCTCGCAGAGCAAGATGTGGGGTCGGCAGTTCTGGTACCGGTTCGTGATCATCACCATGTACTTCAGCGCCGGACTCATCCCGGTGTTCATCGTGATGAAGACCCTCGGCCTCACCAACAACTTCTGGGTGTACGTCGTGCCGTTCATCGTGCAGCCGTTCTTCATCATCCTGGTGAAGACGTACGTCGAGGCGATGCCGGAGTCGCTCCAGGAGGCCGCCGAGATGGACGGCGCGAACATCGTGCAGATCTTCTTCCGCATCTTCCTGCCGAACATGACGCCGATCCTCGCGACGGTGGCCATCTTCTCGGCGGTCGCCCAGTGGAACTCCTTCCAGGACACCTTGATCTATGTGACCGATCAAAGTCTGTACACCCTGCAGTACCTGCTCTACATGTTCATCAACCAGGCCAACAGCCTGGCCCAGGCCGCGCAGAACTCCGGCGGCAACCTCTCCGGCATCATCACGGCGGCGACCACCCAGACGCCGACGTCGATCCGGATGACCGTCTCCGTGCTGGTCGTGCTGCCGATCATCTTCATCTATCCCCTGTTCCAGCGCTTCTTCGTGAAGGGCATCATGCTCGGCGCAGTCAAGGGCTGATCGCCGTCGGGCACAATCTCACAATCTGAAAGGAAAGCAATGAAGCTCCCTAAGAAGGCGGTCGCTGTAGCGTCCGCTCT
The Agromyces albus DNA segment above includes these coding regions:
- a CDS encoding LacI family DNA-binding transcriptional regulator, with the translated sequence MASIHEVAKAAGVSISTVSYALSGKRSIGADTRRRIDAAVAELGYRANAGARMLAGSRTNILALTAPLHEDTYHPAHMRFVMAVTKAARARDYDTLLLVQDDATAGLERVTSSALADGVVVLDLDMHDERIERLRSLGARSVFVGIPEDTTGLRCVDLDFEAAAALAVDRLADAGRQSIGLVGHPEGLYGRGSNFPLRFRRGFGEAVERRGVAHAEVYPEETRAATRSAVATLVERLPEFDGLVLNCNEPVARAILAELTSRGIDVPGAVSVVAGGANYSTRDFAPPLDVIPLIAEESCERAIELLVESIEHGDAGELVELIAPRYVTRGSVVARAASEASPQTGARV
- a CDS encoding glycoside hydrolase family 3 N-terminal domain-containing protein — its product is MTLTPAVESGARSHTLVPVESVAQISSALRDADPTLDPRLAALARQAAADGTVLLRNDRVLPFGPDSRVAVFGRVQMDWFAVGYGSGGDVKVPYVWNLLAGLRDAGVRVDDEVAETYARWTAAHRPASSEVWGRWPHHLPEMPIDDDFAAAAAGRNDVALVVVGRAAGEARDSVLEPGSYYITAAETDLLDRVTAAFERTVVVVDAGNVMDLGWLARYGDRIAGVVYAWQGGMEGARAVAAVLAGEIAPTGRLTDTIAEAYEDYPSAGHFGDADATVYAEDIFVGYRYFETFAPERVLFPFGFGLDYAEFEQTVIRATTGADRVELVIEVANVGAVHSGRQTVQAYVSKPGTTLAQPARELAGFAKTSLLAPGQRERVTVAIDLADLTSYDDGGSTGQRSCWVLEPGEYRFFVGTDVRRAAPVASLTLDTLRVVRRVHEAAAVDPTTPFRRMIVQRDVDGGALVGWEDAPVATVDRRERVLGDLPAAIPLTGDRGIVLDAVAAGTASLDEFVAQLTVDELALLSRGDLTMDSPLGTPGNAGVLGGISESLRAKGVRPVTATDGPSGIRLSAFASLIPSGTALASTWDPGLVRELAALHGQEMVRKGSDVLLSPGMNIHRNPLCGRNFEYFSEDPLLTGRMAVAVVAGVQSQGVAACPKHFAANNQEESRTRNDSQVSERALREIYLRGFELCVREARPMAIMTSYNKVNGVWSHYHHDLVTAVLRHEWGYDGCVITDWWMESAVDPDFPALEDNAYRVRAQVDVLMPGGVKTEDGPEAYADDTIQDSITRADGLTLGELQRGARNVLRLVLSLAPVIDARTGEGSGAAR
- a CDS encoding ABC transporter permease, giving the protein MREYPTSNGAAGDDMTSQLVLQEVAATELEESPAAEKASRKQRRQAGGRRSIGMFLCIVPFMVLVFVFSYFPLYGWIYSLFDYRPALGLSGSEFVGLQWFELLVSSPTQVAQIGQVLLNTLAISFLGIATSVLPLIFAIFLNEVRAPWFRNSVQTLTTLPNFISWVLVYMIAFSLFSSSGLVNNVLNDAGLITQPLKFLDTDQNVWLTMTLWGVWKGLGWGAIIYLAAIAGIDQSLYESAKIDGAGRFQLMRYITIPQLMPTYLVLLLLSVANLLNNGMEQYFVFQNAFNKETIQVLDLYVYNIGITGNSLSMATAIGMLKSVISVALLLTVNWIAKRVRGQSIV
- a CDS encoding ABC transporter substrate-binding protein; the protein is MKKTTTAFAAVIAASALVLSGCAGGGDTADDNTLTLWHFEGEDSAMGKAWDEAIKVFEEETGATVEFEAKGFEQIRSTASQVLNSDEAPDILEYAKGNGTAGLLASQGLLTDITDAVEEHGWDDKLAPALQTTARYDEDGIMGSGPWYGVPNYGEFVTVYYNKDAFTAAGVEVPTTYDEFVAAMQTFKDAGTTPLAEAALEYPLGQLWYQLALSKADRSFVDDYQLYKGEVDWHGPELTEATQTLVDWVDAGYISKDITGLKAEDAGVSFISGEAPMFVSGSWWYGRFQEEIDGFEWGIFEFPESQLNLGSAGNMWVVPTNAKNPELAYEFIEITMRPEIQAILGNNGGLPVAADIEDITDEKSKELIEQFNTINERDGLSFYPDWPTPTFYDTIVAELQELVNGTKSPDDVLTSLGEEYDGYVADFRE
- a CDS encoding carbohydrate ABC transporter permease encodes the protein MATIPLIRAPRTRAPARAAEEPLIPHRGDRASLGYWLYLVPGLVLVTVIVLIPLGWNVYLSFTEWRGIRPPEFIGLENWVELFGDQTFWASFRNSVAMIVAMVVLPTVVGLVLAALLFDLIGRRFSGRLASFLRATYYLPQILPVVIAGIVIGWVLRPGDGALNQILEAVGLGFLAQNWLGNPDTALASIMVVLVWVQLGYPIVVFMAALQRVDPELYEAAELDGANWFQRFGAITLSIIRPEIFVVTLTCTIAALKVFGPIYVLTRGGPGDSTIVPAYYAYSEFFQAQQVGYGATIATALTIVIGVVAFVFIRFQLSSERKESAS
- a CDS encoding carbohydrate ABC transporter permease, with product MVTATSTSGQRPDNANRVVPKRRRRPHTVTEWVLLLGAVLVAIVIAFPFLLILINSFKSPSDYSSGGPLQLPAEIYLDGIVAFWERVDFPQKLWNSVLISGLVSVFAVVVSVLNAFAIGIGRVRGRTWVIGLFLLANMLPQEALLYPLYYMFKQVGLYNNVWAVIIIFTVIQSAFGTYLLSAVYGTFPKSVLEAAAIDGAGRWRILWQVIVPISRPTISVLLIFFFIWTWNEFLIPLTFLVSNENQTVPVAISVLQGDRLMDVTTTSASALLGLVPTLIFFLIFQRTLTRGITAGAVK
- a CDS encoding carbohydrate ABC transporter permease — translated: MSNTTFGVRRRGGGDIIFAITNYSVFIALAFLCAYPFYFLIINSISANDVSALGQVRWLPVDVHLENYSQVLQLNGLPMAAIVSIARTAIGTLAAVLASAFLGFMFSQSKMWGRQFWYRFVIITMYFSAGLIPVFIVMKTLGLTNNFWVYVVPFIVQPFFIILVKTYVEAMPESLQEAAEMDGANIVQIFFRIFLPNMTPILATVAIFSAVAQWNSFQDTLIYVTDQSLYTLQYLLYMFINQANSLAQAAQNSGGNLSGIITAATTQTPTSIRMTVSVLVVLPIIFIYPLFQRFFVKGIMLGAVKG
- a CDS encoding glycoside hydrolase family 43 protein, with protein sequence MSRTAATVPVIPGFHPDPSVCRVGDDYYLANSSFEYVPAVPIWHSRDLVAWTQVGNALVRDEQFPAARAGDSGGIYAPTLRHHRGRFWLITSDVGDPHGGQRLFRADAIEGPWSDAIELSELRGIDPDLCFTDEGECLVTYCSWTDGPSAVWQAAIDADTGRVLDPPRLLWGGTELGHTEAPHLYRRGDWWYLVVAEGGTERGHGVSVARSRSPRGPFESAPHNPVYTHRSTERPVQNVGHADLVERPDGTWAAVHLGVRPRGMTPSFHVNGRETFLAEVDWVDDWPAFRPSDAIPPAGAWDVDDRFDRLHPRWVSPRARIEDFARPVRGGLEVRDADGSGIYARLQAFHWTAVFDVDTANADSIVHSEIRLDDRHRVGVRIAAGTATALWTVGGAVVELGSVDATRGRVEIASVASATGGPDDVVLTADGRSLGAIDGRYLSTEIAAGFTGRVAGVRVERGVAIVRRIAITES